From the genome of Aspergillus fumigatus Af293 chromosome 1, whole genome shotgun sequence, one region includes:
- a CDS encoding lactate 2-monooxygenase codes for MSTNQHNPLPYTYETKVYTEGLNDKKPAITFDPFKWEGLAKERLSADSFGYVWGSAGTRETDDNNRKAFRKWGIVPSRLVKSDFPNLKTTLFGEDYEYPIAIAPVGVQRIFHRDGEVAVASTAQNEGITYILSSASSTSIEDVAEANGDGSRWFQLYWPSNEHNDITASLLKRAKAANYKVLVVTLDTYILGWRPSDLENGYNPFLRKDNIGVEIGFSDPVFQKKFAEKHGKSIQEDMATAAAEWAHMIFPGMSHGWEDLQFLRQHWDGPIVLKGIQTVEDAKLAVEYGMQGIVVSNHGGRQQDGGVGSLDMLPDIVDAVGKDLEVIFDSGVRCGADVAKALALGAKMVLIGRPYVYGLAIAGREGVRHVLQSTLGDLQLTLHLSGIRSVQPEHLNRSRLRRMD; via the coding sequence ATGTCTACAAACCAGCACAATCCATTGCCATACACCTACGAGACGAAAGTCTATACCGAGGGACTCAACGACAAAAAGCCCGCTATCACATTTGATCCTTTCAAATGGGAGGGACTGGCTAAAGAGCGCCTCTCAGCAGATAGCTTCGGCTATGTCTGGGGCTCGGCTGGAACGAGAGAAACAGATGATAACAACCGGAAGGCATTCAGGAAATGGGGCATCGTCCCATCTCGTCTGGTTAAATCGGACTTTCCAAATTTGAAGACGACGCTGTTCGGTGAGGATTACGAGTACCCGATCGCAATCGCACCAGTGGGGGTGCAGCGGATTTTCCACCGCGATGGTGAGGTTGCTGTTGCTTCCACCGCACAGAATGAGGGGATAACGTACATCCTGAGTTCTGCATCTTCGACTAGTATTGAGGACGTCGCAGAAGCCAATGGAGATGGATCCCGCTGGTTTCAGTTGTACTGGCCGTCAAATGAGCACAACGACATAACAGCCAGCTTGTTGAAACGCGCCAAGGCTGCCAACTATAAGGTCTTGGTGGTCACACTCGACACCTACATCCTTGGATGGCGCCCCTCGGACTTAGAAAATGGGTATAATCCATTCCTCCGGAAAGACAACATCGGGGTCGAAATTGGCTTCTCCGACCCTGTGTTTCAGAAGAAGTTTGCGGAAAAGCACGGCAAAAGCATCCAAGAAGACATGGCGACTGCGGCGGCCGAATGGGCTCATATGATATTCCCTGGGATGAGCCATGGGTGGGAAGACCTCCAATTCCTTCGGCAGCATTGGGATGGCCCAATCGTACTGAAGGGTATACAAACGGTCGAGGACGCAAAGCTGGCAGTTGAGTACGGAATGCAGGGAATAGTAGTATCCAACCATGGCGGACGCCAGCAGGATGGGGGAGTAGGATCTTTGGACATGCTTCCAGACATTGTCGATGCGGTGGGAAAAGATCTAGAAGTCATCTTCGATTCTGGCGTGCGTTGCGGTGCTGATGTAGCTAAGGCTCTGGCGCTAGGGGCCAAAATGGTCCTTATCGGTCGGCCCTACGTGTACGGACTTGCCATCGCTGGTAGGGAGGGTGTCCGCCATGTACTACAGAGCACCTTAGGTGATCTACAGCTTACTCTTCATCTGTCGGGGATCAGATCTGTGCAGCCAGAGCACCTTAATCGATCTAGACTACGACGGATGGATTAA